A genomic window from Streptomyces sp. WMMC940 includes:
- a CDS encoding FadR/GntR family transcriptional regulator produces MTTEGHGLHTHVLDSLGLAITAGEYPPASVLRTDEVAQRFDVSRTVVREVVRVLESMHLVESRRRVGVTVRPADEWNVYDPCVIRWRLAGADRPRQLRSLTVLRSAIEPVAAGLAARHATAGQCAALTECALGMVATSRGHQSEGYLKHDIAFHRIVLSASGNEMFARLGDVVAEVLTGRTHHQVMFEDPDPAAVTLHVQVAEAVREGDADRAERLTREIAVGALQELDVLAP; encoded by the coding sequence ATGACCACAGAGGGCCACGGACTGCACACACACGTTCTGGACAGCCTCGGCCTGGCGATCACCGCGGGCGAGTACCCGCCCGCGAGCGTGTTGCGTACCGACGAGGTGGCCCAGCGCTTCGACGTCTCGCGCACCGTGGTCCGTGAAGTGGTCCGGGTCCTGGAGTCGATGCACCTCGTCGAGTCCCGGCGCCGCGTCGGGGTGACCGTCCGACCGGCCGACGAGTGGAACGTGTACGACCCGTGCGTCATCCGCTGGCGGCTCGCCGGCGCCGACCGGCCCCGCCAGTTGCGCTCGCTGACCGTGCTCCGCTCCGCGATCGAGCCGGTCGCCGCCGGGCTCGCCGCCCGCCATGCCACCGCCGGCCAGTGTGCCGCGCTCACCGAGTGTGCCCTCGGCATGGTCGCCACCTCCCGCGGCCACCAGTCGGAGGGCTACCTCAAGCACGACATCGCGTTCCACCGGATCGTGCTCAGCGCGTCCGGCAACGAGATGTTCGCCCGCCTCGGCGACGTCGTGGCCGAGGTGCTCACCGGCCGTACCCACCACCAGGTGATGTTCGAGGACCCTGACCCGGCCGCCGTCACCCTCCATGTCCAGGTCGCCGAAGCCGTTCGCGAAGGCGACGCCGATCGCGCCGAGCGGCTGACCCGGGAGATCGCCGTCGGGGCCCTCCAGGAGCTGGACGTACTCGCTCCCTGA
- a CDS encoding amino acid permease yields MSDRTMTAADTPVAGTPATGTPHVDAGDAGYRKDLKSRHINMIAIGGAIGTGLFLGAGGRMAGAGPSLFIAYALCGVFAFFVVRALGELVLYRPSSGAFVSYAREFMGEKGAYTAGWLYFLNWSTTAIADITAAAVFAHYWSAFSDVPQWVLALVALAVVLTANLISVKYFGEMEFWFAIIKVGALVLFMLIGIFLVVTQHDVGGHTPGLSTITDNGGVFPSGVMPMLLLIQGVVFAYASVELCGVAAGETENPEKIMPKAINSIMWRVALFYVGSVVLLSLLLPYTAFTGDQSPFVTVFNKLGIPGAASIMNLVVLTAALSSLNSGLYSTGRILRSMSISGSAPRFTGVMNKGGVPYGGILLTAGFGIVGVFLNYVMPGDAFELVLNFASIGIIGTWGMIMVCSLLFVKRSEEGRLTRPSYRLPWAPWTQIATLVFLASVLVLMWMDGGISRTTVNCLPLIALALVGGWFTVRNRVRRIAAGHRSV; encoded by the coding sequence ATGAGTGACCGCACCATGACTGCGGCCGACACGCCTGTCGCCGGCACCCCGGCCACCGGCACCCCCCACGTGGACGCCGGAGACGCCGGGTACCGCAAGGACCTCAAGTCGCGGCACATCAACATGATCGCCATCGGCGGCGCCATCGGTACGGGCCTCTTCCTCGGCGCGGGTGGCCGGATGGCCGGCGCCGGCCCGTCGCTCTTCATCGCCTACGCCCTCTGCGGCGTCTTCGCGTTCTTCGTCGTCCGCGCGCTCGGCGAGCTGGTCCTCTACCGGCCCTCCTCCGGCGCCTTCGTCTCCTACGCCCGTGAGTTCATGGGCGAGAAGGGCGCCTACACCGCGGGCTGGCTGTACTTCCTCAACTGGTCGACCACCGCGATCGCGGACATCACCGCGGCCGCGGTGTTCGCCCACTACTGGTCGGCGTTCAGCGACGTCCCGCAGTGGGTGCTCGCGCTGGTCGCCCTCGCCGTCGTCCTCACCGCCAACCTGATCTCGGTGAAGTACTTCGGCGAGATGGAGTTCTGGTTCGCCATCATCAAGGTCGGCGCACTGGTGCTCTTCATGCTGATCGGCATCTTCCTCGTCGTCACCCAGCACGACGTCGGCGGCCACACCCCGGGCCTGTCCACCATCACCGACAACGGAGGCGTCTTCCCCAGCGGTGTCATGCCGATGCTGCTGCTCATCCAGGGCGTCGTCTTCGCCTACGCCTCCGTCGAGCTGTGCGGCGTCGCCGCCGGTGAGACCGAGAACCCCGAGAAGATCATGCCGAAGGCCATCAACTCGATCATGTGGCGCGTCGCCTTGTTCTACGTCGGCTCCGTGGTGCTGCTCTCCCTGCTGCTGCCGTACACGGCCTTCACCGGCGACCAGAGCCCCTTCGTGACCGTCTTCAACAAGCTCGGCATCCCCGGCGCCGCGAGCATCATGAACCTCGTGGTGCTCACCGCAGCGCTCTCCAGCCTGAACTCCGGCCTCTACTCCACCGGCCGGATCCTGCGCTCGATGTCGATCTCGGGTTCCGCGCCGAGGTTCACCGGCGTGATGAACAAGGGCGGCGTCCCCTACGGCGGCATCCTGCTCACCGCGGGCTTCGGCATCGTCGGCGTCTTCCTGAACTACGTGATGCCGGGTGACGCCTTCGAACTGGTGCTGAACTTCGCGTCGATCGGCATCATCGGCACCTGGGGCATGATCATGGTCTGCTCGCTGCTGTTCGTGAAGCGCTCCGAGGAAGGCCGGCTCACCCGCCCGTCCTACCGGCTGCCGTGGGCCCCCTGGACCCAGATCGCCACGCTGGTCTTCCTCGCCTCCGTCCTGGTCCTCATGTGGATGGACGGCGGGATCAGCCGCACCACCGTCAACTGCCTGCCGCTGATCGCGCTCGCCCTCGTCGGCGGCTGGTTCACGGTCCGCAACCGGGTCCGGCGCATCGCCGCCGGGCACCGGTCCGTCTGA
- a CDS encoding S-(hydroxymethyl)mycothiol dehydrogenase, producing the protein MPQQVQGVVAPGKNEPVRVETIVVPDPGPGEAVVKVQACGVCHTDLHYKEGGINDDFPFLLGHEAAGVVESVGDGVTEVGPGDYVILNWRAVCGHCRACRRGRPWYCFDTHNARQKMTLTDGTELSPALGIGAFAEKTLVAAGQCTGVDPAISPAAAGLLGCGVMAGIGAAVNTGQVGRGDSVAVIGCGGVGDGAVVGARLAGATRIIAVDVDDRKLETARTMGATHTVNSRTGDPVEAIRELTDGFGADVVIDAVGRPETYRQAFYARDLAGTVVLVGVPTPDMKLDLPLLDVFGRGGALKSSWYGDCLPSRDFPTLVDLHLQGRIDLDAFVTETIGLGDVEKAFARMHAGDVLRSVVVL; encoded by the coding sequence ATGCCGCAGCAGGTGCAAGGTGTGGTCGCACCGGGGAAGAACGAGCCGGTACGGGTCGAGACGATCGTCGTTCCCGACCCGGGCCCGGGGGAAGCCGTGGTGAAGGTGCAGGCGTGCGGGGTCTGCCACACCGATCTTCACTACAAGGAGGGCGGGATCAATGACGACTTCCCGTTCCTCCTCGGCCACGAGGCGGCCGGCGTCGTCGAGTCGGTCGGCGACGGCGTGACCGAGGTCGGACCGGGCGACTACGTGATCCTCAACTGGCGGGCCGTGTGCGGCCACTGCCGCGCCTGCCGGCGAGGACGCCCCTGGTACTGCTTCGACACCCACAACGCCCGGCAGAAGATGACCCTCACGGACGGCACGGAACTGTCGCCCGCCCTGGGCATCGGCGCGTTCGCCGAGAAGACCCTCGTCGCCGCCGGCCAGTGCACCGGGGTCGACCCGGCGATCTCCCCGGCCGCGGCGGGCCTGCTCGGTTGCGGGGTGATGGCCGGCATCGGCGCCGCCGTCAACACCGGCCAGGTGGGGCGGGGGGACTCCGTGGCCGTCATCGGCTGCGGCGGTGTCGGCGACGGGGCCGTGGTGGGCGCACGACTGGCCGGGGCGACCCGGATCATCGCCGTCGACGTCGACGACCGGAAGCTCGAGACCGCCAGGACGATGGGCGCCACCCACACCGTCAACTCCCGTACCGGGGACCCCGTGGAGGCCATCCGCGAGCTGACGGACGGCTTCGGCGCGGACGTCGTGATCGACGCCGTCGGCCGGCCCGAGACGTACCGTCAGGCGTTCTACGCCCGCGACCTCGCCGGCACCGTCGTCCTCGTCGGCGTCCCCACCCCCGACATGAAGCTGGACCTGCCGCTCCTCGACGTCTTCGGCCGGGGCGGCGCGCTCAAGTCCTCCTGGTACGGGGACTGTCTGCCCTCCCGCGACTTCCCCACGCTCGTCGACCTGCACCTCCAGGGCCGGATCGACCTCGACGCGTTCGTCACGGAGACCATCGGACTCGGTGACGTGGAGAAGGCCTTCGCCCGCATGCACGCGGGCGACGTCCTGCGCTCGGTGGTGGTCCTGTGA
- a CDS encoding MBL fold metallo-hydrolase — MTARIDHLVTSGTFSLDGGTWEVDNNVWIVGDDEEAIVVDAAHDADAIVAALGGRTLRAIVCTHAHNDHIDAAPALAEATGAPVLLHPDDLPLWKRTHPGRAPDGELADGQTLTVAGTALTVLHTPGHAPGAICLHAPELVTVLTGDTLFQGGPGATGRSFSDFPTIVDSVRDRLLTLPPETLVRPGHGETTTIGVEAPHLQEWIDRGH, encoded by the coding sequence GTGACCGCCCGCATCGACCACCTGGTCACCTCCGGCACCTTCTCCCTCGACGGCGGCACCTGGGAGGTCGACAACAACGTCTGGATCGTCGGCGACGACGAGGAGGCGATCGTCGTCGACGCGGCCCACGACGCCGACGCGATCGTCGCCGCCCTCGGCGGCCGGACGCTGCGCGCCATCGTCTGCACCCACGCGCACAACGACCACATCGACGCGGCGCCGGCGCTCGCCGAGGCCACCGGCGCGCCGGTCCTGCTGCACCCGGACGACCTCCCCCTGTGGAAGCGGACCCATCCCGGCCGGGCCCCCGACGGCGAGCTCGCCGACGGGCAGACCCTGACCGTCGCCGGCACCGCGCTCACCGTCCTGCACACCCCCGGCCACGCGCCCGGCGCGATCTGCCTCCACGCTCCCGAGCTGGTCACCGTTCTCACCGGTGACACCCTCTTCCAGGGCGGCCCGGGAGCGACGGGCCGGTCGTTCTCCGACTTCCCGACCATCGTCGACTCGGTCCGGGACCGGCTCCTCACCCTCCCGCCGGAGACGCTGGTCCGTCCCGGCCACGGAGAGACGACCACGATCGGCGTGGAGGCGCCGCACCTTCAGGAGTGGATCGACCGCGGCCACTGA
- a CDS encoding pseudouridine synthase — MAPLPQRDGIDPVRLRLPEDPDGAWPTVRDHLVHRFAGAVGAGRVDAMLREGRFVGTDGPVAPDEPYTAGRYVWFHRDFAPETPVPFEIGIVHRDERMVIADKPHFLATTPRGSHVTETALARLRRDLGLPGLQPAHRLDRLTAGLVLFVVRPGDRGAYQTLFRDRRVHKEYEAVAPYAPGVALPVTVRSRIEKERGVPAAREVPGEPNSESRIELLERRGGLGRYRLLPATGRTHQLRVHMNGLGLPILDDPLYPAALPAERPDDLSRPLQLLARTLEFTDPVTGEPCRFTSRRRLAQWPRSIHS, encoded by the coding sequence GTGGCCCCACTGCCGCAGCGGGACGGGATCGACCCGGTGCGGCTGCGGCTTCCCGAGGACCCGGACGGCGCCTGGCCCACGGTGCGGGACCATCTCGTCCACCGATTCGCCGGGGCGGTCGGCGCCGGGCGGGTGGACGCCATGCTGCGGGAAGGACGCTTCGTCGGCACGGACGGCCCGGTCGCCCCGGACGAGCCGTACACCGCCGGGCGGTACGTGTGGTTCCACCGCGACTTCGCGCCCGAGACGCCGGTGCCGTTCGAGATCGGGATCGTCCACCGCGACGAACGGATGGTGATCGCGGACAAGCCGCACTTCCTGGCGACGACACCGCGTGGCAGCCACGTCACGGAGACCGCCCTGGCCCGGCTGCGGCGCGACCTGGGACTGCCCGGTCTCCAGCCGGCGCACCGGCTGGACCGGCTCACCGCGGGCCTCGTGCTGTTCGTCGTGCGGCCCGGTGACCGCGGCGCGTACCAGACGCTGTTCCGCGACCGCCGGGTGCACAAGGAGTACGAGGCGGTGGCCCCGTACGCCCCGGGGGTCGCGCTGCCCGTGACGGTACGGAGCCGCATCGAGAAGGAACGCGGGGTGCCCGCGGCGCGGGAGGTGCCCGGCGAGCCCAACAGCGAGAGCCGGATCGAGCTGCTGGAGCGGAGGGGCGGGCTGGGCAGGTACCGGCTGCTGCCAGCCACCGGCCGTACCCATCAGCTGCGGGTGCACATGAACGGTCTGGGGCTGCCGATCCTGGACGACCCGCTGTACCCCGCGGCGCTACCGGCCGAGCGGCCGGATGACCTCTCGCGTCCGCTCCAACTGCTCGCGCGGACGCTGGAGTTCACCGACCCCGTCACCGGGGAGCCGTGCCGGTTCACCAGCCGCCGGCGACTCGCTCAGTGGCCGCGGTCGATCCACTCCTGA
- a CDS encoding M20/M25/M40 family metallo-hydrolase, whose translation MSETDTARKVSGEDEVVDLCRDLIRIDTSNYGDHSGPGERAAAEYVAEKLAEVGLEPRIIESHPGRASTVARIEGEDPSRPALLVHGHTDVVPANAEDWTHHPFSGEIADGCVWGRGAVDMKDMDAMTLAVVRDRLRSGRRPPRDVVLAFLADEEAGGTYGARHLVDNHPDLFEGVTEAIGEVGGFSFTVNENLRLYLVETAQKGMHWMRLTVEGTAGHGSMTNHDNAVTELCEAVGRLGRHTWPVRVTKTVRSFLDELSDALGTPLDPEDMEATLAKLGGIAKMIGATLRNSAAPTMLGAGYKVNVIPGQATAHVDGRFLPGYEEEFLADLDRLLGPRVRREDVHADKALETSFDGDLVDAIQSALRAEDPIARAVPYMLSGGTDAKSFDDLGIRCFGFAPLKLPPELDFAGMFHGVDERVPVDGLKFGVRVLDRFLDAS comes from the coding sequence GTGAGCGAGACGGACACCGCCCGGAAGGTCTCCGGCGAGGACGAGGTCGTCGACCTCTGTCGCGATCTGATCCGGATCGACACCAGCAACTACGGCGACCACTCGGGCCCGGGCGAGCGGGCGGCCGCCGAGTACGTGGCGGAGAAGCTCGCCGAGGTCGGTCTGGAGCCAAGGATCATCGAGTCCCACCCGGGCAGGGCCTCCACCGTGGCCCGGATCGAGGGCGAGGACCCCTCCCGCCCGGCACTGCTCGTCCACGGCCACACCGACGTCGTTCCGGCCAACGCCGAGGACTGGACCCACCACCCCTTCTCCGGGGAGATCGCCGACGGCTGCGTCTGGGGCCGGGGCGCGGTGGACATGAAGGACATGGACGCGATGACCCTCGCCGTCGTGCGCGACCGGCTGCGCAGCGGCCGCCGGCCCCCGCGCGACGTGGTGCTGGCGTTCCTCGCGGACGAGGAGGCGGGCGGCACGTACGGCGCCCGGCACCTCGTCGACAACCACCCCGACCTCTTCGAGGGTGTCACCGAGGCGATCGGCGAGGTCGGGGGCTTCTCCTTCACCGTCAACGAGAACCTGCGGCTCTACCTCGTCGAGACGGCCCAGAAGGGCATGCACTGGATGCGGCTCACGGTCGAGGGCACCGCCGGGCACGGCTCCATGACGAACCACGACAACGCCGTCACCGAGCTCTGCGAGGCCGTCGGCCGGCTCGGCCGCCACACCTGGCCGGTGCGTGTGACCAAGACCGTGCGGTCCTTCCTGGACGAGCTGTCGGACGCGCTGGGCACCCCGCTCGACCCCGAGGACATGGAGGCGACCCTGGCCAAGCTCGGCGGCATCGCCAAGATGATCGGGGCCACGCTCCGCAACTCCGCCGCGCCCACGATGCTCGGCGCCGGCTACAAGGTGAACGTCATCCCCGGACAGGCGACCGCACACGTGGACGGGCGCTTCCTGCCCGGCTACGAGGAGGAGTTCCTCGCCGACCTCGACCGGCTCCTCGGCCCCCGGGTCCGCCGCGAGGACGTCCACGCCGACAAGGCGCTGGAAACGAGCTTCGACGGCGACCTCGTGGACGCCATCCAGTCGGCGCTGCGCGCCGAGGACCCGATCGCCCGGGCCGTGCCGTACATGCTCTCCGGCGGCACCGACGCCAAGTCCTTCGACGACCTCGGAATCCGCTGCTTCGGTTTCGCGCCGCTGAAGCTGCCGCCGGAGCTGGACTTCGCCGGGATGTTCCACGGGGTGGACGAGCGCGTGCCGGTGGACGGCCTGAAGTTCGGCGTACGGGTGCTGGACCGTTTCCTCGACGCGAGCTGA
- the chpH gene encoding chaplin ChpH → MIKKVVAAAAATGGLVLAGAGMAVADSGAQGAAVNSPGVLSGNVVQVPVHVPVNVCGNTISVIGLLNPAFGNVCVND, encoded by the coding sequence ATGATCAAGAAGGTCGTCGCTGCTGCGGCTGCCACTGGTGGTCTGGTTCTCGCGGGTGCGGGCATGGCCGTCGCCGATTCGGGTGCCCAGGGCGCCGCCGTGAACTCCCCCGGCGTGCTTTCGGGCAACGTCGTGCAGGTGCCCGTCCACGTGCCGGTGAACGTCTGTGGCAACACGATCTCCGTGATCGGTCTGCTGAACCCGGCCTTCGGCAACGTCTGCGTCAACGACTGA
- a CDS encoding chaplin has protein sequence MRQVTRKGLITVAAAGGVLVLGGGYAHAHGGAGAHGGASDSPGVLSGNTVQVPVHVPVNVCGNTVNVIGALNPAFGNGCANTSEDDGDDGAHAEGATSNSPGVGSGNTVQVPVHVPVNACGNSVTIGGLGNGAFGNECGNGDGGGNPGEPGEPGEPGEPGEPGDPGEPGEPGEPGEPGEPNEPGEPGEPGEPNEPGTPVQPGEPGTPVEPTAPNAPGANTVTPPKATEELARTGAGTVGLGASAAAGLLLGGALLYRKARASV, from the coding sequence ATGCGACAGGTCACGCGCAAGGGCCTGATCACCGTGGCGGCCGCGGGCGGCGTGCTCGTCCTCGGCGGCGGCTACGCACACGCGCACGGCGGCGCGGGGGCCCACGGCGGCGCCTCCGACTCCCCGGGCGTGCTCTCCGGGAACACGGTCCAGGTGCCGGTCCACGTCCCGGTCAACGTCTGCGGCAACACCGTCAACGTCATCGGCGCGCTGAACCCCGCGTTCGGCAACGGCTGTGCCAACACCTCGGAGGACGACGGGGACGACGGGGCCCACGCCGAGGGGGCCACGTCGAACTCCCCCGGCGTCGGCTCCGGCAACACCGTCCAGGTGCCCGTCCACGTGCCCGTGAACGCCTGCGGCAACAGCGTGACGATCGGCGGCCTCGGCAACGGCGCGTTCGGGAACGAGTGCGGCAACGGCGACGGCGGCGGAAACCCGGGAGAGCCGGGGGAGCCCGGTGAGCCCGGTGAACCTGGTGAACCTGGTGACCCGGGAGAGCCCGGTGAGCCGGGGGAGCCCGGTGAGCCGGGGGAGCCGAACGAGCCCGGTGAACCTGGTGAGCCCGGGGAGCCGAATGAGCCCGGGACGCCCGTCCAGCCGGGTGAGCCGGGCACGCCGGTCGAGCCCACCGCTCCGAACGCGCCGGGTGCCAACACCGTCACACCGCCCAAGGCCACCGAGGAGCTCGCCCGGACCGGGGCCGGCACGGTCGGTCTGGGGGCATCAGCGGCCGCCGGCCTGCTGCTCGGCGGAGCCCTCCTCTACCGCAAGGCCCGTGCCTCCGTGTGA
- a CDS encoding DUF5703 family protein → MPEYEFVDVYVPRGVSRKEATRLLTDHAEYGHWELDRLTLLRDGSRRVRLRRRIIRQVRATW, encoded by the coding sequence ATGCCGGAATACGAATTTGTCGACGTGTACGTGCCTCGCGGGGTCTCCCGCAAGGAAGCCACCCGTCTGCTGACCGACCATGCCGAATACGGACACTGGGAGTTGGACAGGCTGACTCTCCTCCGTGACGGCAGCCGCCGCGTGCGGCTCCGCCGTCGCATCATCCGTCAGGTGCGCGCCACTTGGTGA
- a CDS encoding helix-hairpin-helix domain-containing protein → MTALPGASPGTPAEDPASEDPASGDSGPGTPVTAERRRAGTEPDQAPGAGAAGGAGPQPGGAADGAGTAEGSSAEESSGAGSAVAGEAADDAAGVSEAQAELAAQRELRSRIEKRKAEKAGPIAAGGKLSGTAADLLAAVRAVESGAKPSGTFSEASAAPRRPAPTSVAGQGRPRVPAPEPARPQVDPGTVAAVLEVLVSGGAPGGLAARVAGVLGERAADALREDPWRLLAVPGVRPEEADGFARALLGAECRPDDGRRAAALVGRMLERAALRGHTALDSAAVRTALAGQSVPDPDEALQHAIAEGVVLVFQDGVEDVGPEEAEGPEGPGDHGASESREDSGPPAPVPVLLGLDRYALAEESLADGLARLVRTAQPASWEEAAGAAGTPSASELVRAAAGHGLVAHTGGETARTEPAALVEAARALGLRAVAAAHSENGRRGLGADAVTVRGLLSGTEGPGRDEDGTLAVDLLAVLDAPQLDVETAAVLVESLPDGCRLVLSGDPNVLWSAGAGRVFADVLAARVCPVVASRTPDPGPLGELVSGIGVGELTRVEAPGKEVVIVPVRDAGEAVHRTVQLVADSVPRAIGVPSADTQVITVGHGGSAGTRALNAALKERFNPGPGRFGGFDPADRVAYAPAPGRTLTGTVVSADAEGLRLDCEGTAVLVPKDLVESTLRHGWALTAHQAAGMRWPAVVVVLPGDAAQGLSRPWVYTAFSRGERHLSVVHGVEQALPRAVAEIPSEDRTTRLRPLLESLLAPGAEAVGA, encoded by the coding sequence GTGACTGCGCTTCCCGGGGCGAGCCCCGGCACCCCCGCCGAGGATCCCGCGTCCGAGGACCCCGCGTCCGGGGACTCCGGTCCGGGCACGCCCGTCACCGCGGAACGGCGCCGTGCCGGGACGGAGCCGGACCAGGCGCCCGGTGCCGGGGCGGCCGGGGGGGCCGGGCCTCAGCCGGGCGGGGCGGCGGACGGCGCAGGAACCGCTGAGGGCTCCTCCGCCGAGGAGTCCTCCGGGGCCGGGAGCGCCGTCGCCGGCGAGGCCGCCGACGACGCCGCCGGGGTCTCCGAGGCCCAGGCGGAGCTGGCCGCGCAGCGGGAGCTGCGGTCACGGATCGAGAAGCGCAAGGCCGAGAAGGCCGGGCCGATCGCGGCCGGCGGGAAGCTGAGCGGTACCGCGGCCGATCTTCTGGCGGCGGTGCGGGCCGTGGAGAGCGGCGCGAAGCCGTCGGGCACGTTCTCCGAGGCATCCGCCGCGCCGAGGCGGCCGGCTCCGACGTCGGTGGCCGGGCAGGGGCGACCGAGGGTGCCGGCGCCCGAGCCCGCACGTCCGCAGGTCGACCCGGGCACGGTGGCGGCCGTTCTGGAGGTACTGGTGTCGGGCGGCGCGCCGGGGGGCCTGGCCGCACGGGTCGCCGGCGTACTCGGTGAGCGGGCGGCCGACGCCCTTCGGGAGGACCCCTGGCGGCTGCTGGCGGTGCCCGGGGTGCGGCCGGAGGAGGCGGACGGTTTCGCCCGGGCCCTGCTGGGCGCGGAGTGCCGGCCGGACGACGGCCGGCGGGCCGCGGCACTGGTCGGCCGGATGCTGGAGCGTGCCGCGCTCCGGGGGCACACGGCTCTGGACTCCGCGGCGGTGCGTACGGCGCTCGCCGGACAGTCGGTGCCGGACCCGGACGAGGCGTTGCAGCACGCCATCGCCGAGGGCGTCGTGCTCGTCTTCCAGGACGGCGTCGAGGACGTGGGACCGGAGGAGGCCGAGGGTCCCGAAGGGCCCGGGGATCACGGGGCGTCGGAGTCCCGTGAGGACTCCGGGCCACCGGCACCGGTGCCGGTCCTGCTCGGCCTCGACCGGTACGCCCTGGCGGAGGAGAGCCTCGCCGACGGTCTGGCCCGGCTGGTCAGGACCGCGCAGCCGGCGTCCTGGGAGGAGGCCGCCGGGGCCGCGGGGACACCGTCGGCCTCGGAGCTGGTCCGCGCCGCCGCCGGGCACGGCCTGGTCGCGCACACGGGCGGCGAGACGGCCCGCACCGAGCCGGCCGCGCTGGTGGAGGCCGCCCGCGCCCTCGGTCTGCGGGCGGTCGCCGCCGCACACAGCGAGAACGGCCGGCGCGGGCTGGGGGCCGACGCGGTCACCGTGCGGGGGCTGCTCTCCGGCACCGAGGGCCCCGGCCGGGACGAGGACGGGACGCTGGCCGTGGATCTGCTCGCGGTCCTCGACGCGCCGCAGCTCGACGTCGAGACCGCCGCGGTGCTGGTGGAGTCCCTGCCGGACGGTTGCCGGCTGGTGCTGAGCGGGGACCCGAACGTGCTGTGGTCGGCGGGCGCGGGTCGGGTGTTCGCCGATGTACTGGCCGCCCGGGTGTGCCCGGTCGTCGCCTCCCGCACGCCCGATCCCGGGCCACTGGGCGAGCTGGTCTCCGGGATCGGCGTCGGCGAACTCACCCGGGTCGAGGCCCCCGGCAAGGAGGTCGTGATCGTTCCGGTGCGGGACGCGGGCGAGGCCGTGCACCGTACGGTCCAACTGGTCGCCGACTCGGTCCCGAGGGCGATCGGGGTGCCGTCGGCCGATACCCAGGTCATCACGGTCGGCCACGGAGGCTCCGCGGGCACGAGGGCGCTCAACGCCGCCCTGAAGGAGCGGTTCAACCCCGGTCCCGGCCGATTCGGCGGTTTCGACCCGGCCGATCGCGTCGCCTACGCCCCGGCCCCCGGGCGGACCCTGACCGGCACGGTGGTCTCGGCGGACGCGGAAGGGCTGCGCCTCGACTGCGAGGGCACCGCCGTCCTCGTCCCCAAGGACCTGGTGGAGTCGACGCTCCGGCACGGCTGGGCGCTCACGGCGCACCAGGCGGCCGGAATGCGCTGGCCGGCGGTCGTCGTGGTGCTGCCGGGGGACGCGGCACAGGGCCTCAGCCGCCCCTGGGTCTACACGGCGTTCAGCCGCGGTGAGCGCCATCTGTCCGTGGTCCACGGAGTGGAGCAGGCCCTGCCGCGCGCGGTGGCCGAGATCCCGTCCGAGGACCGGACGACCCGGCTGCGCCCGCTTCTGGAAAGCCTGCTCGCGCCGGGCGCCGAGGCCGTCGGCGCCTGA
- a CDS encoding aldo/keto reductase: protein MEQRQLGRTGLRVSRIGLGTLTWGRDTGEHDAADQLKVFWDAGGTLVDTADVYGGGEAEYLLGQLVERLVPRRELVIATKAGSVLDPTRRFDGSRGHLLTALDASLERLGTDHVDLWQVHGFDPHTPLEETLQALDIAVSSGRARYAGVSGFCGWQLAKAATWQLAVPGTRTRLAGTQMEYSLLQRGVEREVLPAARDLGVGLLPSSPLGRGVLTGKYRHATPADSRGASEQLAPFVEPYLDESATRIVDAVVTAADGLATTPLEVALAWVRDRPGVVAPIVGARNAQQLTQALSVEGLSLPDEICRALDDVSAPVHRYPDQDWSTL, encoded by the coding sequence ATGGAGCAGAGGCAACTCGGCCGTACCGGCCTGCGCGTGTCCCGGATCGGGCTCGGCACCCTCACATGGGGGCGGGACACCGGCGAGCACGACGCTGCCGACCAGTTGAAGGTCTTCTGGGACGCGGGCGGCACGCTGGTCGACACGGCGGACGTGTACGGCGGCGGCGAGGCGGAGTACCTGCTCGGGCAGCTGGTGGAACGGCTGGTGCCGCGGCGCGAACTGGTCATCGCCACGAAGGCCGGCAGCGTGCTCGACCCCACGCGGCGGTTCGACGGCTCGCGCGGTCATCTGCTGACGGCCCTGGACGCCTCGCTGGAGCGACTGGGCACCGACCACGTGGACCTGTGGCAGGTCCACGGCTTCGACCCGCACACACCGCTGGAGGAAACGCTCCAGGCGCTCGACATCGCGGTGAGCAGCGGCCGCGCGCGCTACGCGGGGGTGTCGGGCTTCTGCGGCTGGCAGCTGGCGAAGGCCGCCACGTGGCAGCTCGCCGTGCCGGGCACACGGACCCGTCTCGCCGGCACGCAGATGGAGTACTCGCTGCTGCAGCGCGGCGTCGAGCGGGAGGTGCTGCCCGCGGCGCGGGACCTCGGCGTGGGGCTGCTGCCGTCGTCCCCGCTCGGCCGCGGTGTGCTCACGGGCAAGTACCGGCACGCGACGCCCGCGGACTCGCGCGGGGCGTCGGAGCAGCTGGCCCCCTTCGTGGAGCCGTACCTGGACGAGTCGGCGACGCGCATCGTGGACGCGGTCGTCACGGCCGCGGACGGACTTGCGACGACTCCGCTCGAAGTGGCGCTGGCCTGGGTCCGCGACCGGCCGGGCGTGGTGGCGCCGATCGTCGGTGCCCGCAACGCGCAGCAGCTCACGCAGGCGTTGTCAGTGGAGGGTCTTAGTCTTCCTGACGAGATCTGCCGGGCGCTGGACGACGTTTCGGCGCCCGTGCACCGCTATCCCGACCAGGACTGGAGCACGCTGTGA